A stretch of DNA from Mesorhizobium onobrychidis:
CCTTCGTCACATTGGCGAGCGGAACGATAGCACCGGGCGCAAGCTGCCTTACCTCGCCGAGAGGCATTGCCGTGCGGCCGAGCTCGAAGGCAAGCGCAACCGGCAGTTGGTCCAGAGTTGCCTCTTCCAGTGTCTGGTCGGCGTGCGGCGGCGTGTTCTGATTCATGGTCCACTCCCATTTCGATCCAGCAATTGCAGTCGGGGCGGCAAGCAGTTGCGGCCCGCTGGCAGTCAGCACCGCCGGGGCATAAAGGCGCTCGGCAATGACGAATGCCGCCTCTTCCTCTTCGTCATCGAAGAGCACCACATCGTCGGGCTGCAGACTTTGAAGCTCACCAAGGCTGATTGTAAGCGCGTTGCGCCAAAGGCAGACCGGCAACGGGAATTCGGCAGGAACCGGGGGCCTTGCTTTCCCGATCTCGTCGAGAAAGCGCCCGGCCTGGACGGCCAGATCGACGCTATCGGTGTGCAAGGCGCAATCTATGGTTTCGTCCTTGCCGGTCAGTGCGATAGCGAAAGCGGTCTCTTCCAAAACGGTGTCTATTTGTTCGACCGACGTAATAACGATCGTCTCGCCCAGCTTGCTCTCGATCCATTCGAGATCTTCTTCGAATTCGGATTCCAACAGCAGTGCGGCGTGAGCGGGTGCCAGTCGTATCACGTCGACCAACTCGTCAGCCTTGGCAAGGCCCCGTCCGACAACAGAAAGCGGCAGGCGCAATTTGCCCGCCGTGTCTCCAACCGTGAACGAAATCGTGCACAACGCCTGGTCCACAGGGTTCAGTGCCGGCCAGACGGCAGCGATCGACATGGTTTTCCCGGCAATCGTGATCTGCGCGGGAGCACGACGGCGGTAGAAGGCGTTCAATGCCCCAACCTCCACGGCCGCAACAGATTCCAAAGTCAGCGGCTCGCCAACGCTCGAGCGTGTGCGTCTCACCGGCTCTGCGCGCGCTTTCTTTTTTGCCGACGCCAGGGCCTGAGGCATCACACTTCCATATTCACGATCACGGATTGGACTATCGCTCTGTAGGCAAGCGCAGCGGACAGCGCTCATCTTCCTCGGAAAGCTCGGCCAGCGCGAGGCGACGACGCGCAGTGCGCTTGGTCAGATGCTCCAACAGCCCGTCCAGCTTCGTCACGGCCTTCATGCTCGCGCGATGATCATTGCGGGCTGCCGATAACTCGGCTTTGCGTCGTTGTTCGGTGACGCCGGCCAGCTTCTCGTTTTCCCGAAGCTGCTCGGTTTGCCGGGCGGCGATCTCGAACTGTCCCTGAAGCCTATAAAGGCTGGCAGCCTTCACCGGTTGTCCAACAAGCGAACCGAACGCCGCATCCTCGGCGTCGGCTGTGCGCTGGAGGTGTTCCCTGACCGCGGCGGCTGCCTCCCGAACCTCCCCGACGGCCCGCTGCGCAGCGGCGTATCTCCTTATGACCGCTTCGTTTGCGCGCCTTTCACCGCGGCGTCTGAGGTCGCGCAATCGCGCGATCATGTCACGATCTTTCATTGACGATCCCCCGCATGCGTTCACGTGTCTGCTCGATTGTCTCGTGGGTGGCGGACGGCTGTCGCAGGAAGGCGTTGATGATGTCGATTTTCGCCACCGCCTCGTCCGCCACCGCGTCGCTGCCCTTTTCGTATTCACCGACGCGCAGCAGCAATTCGACGTCGGCGTAGCGGGCGAGCAACTCCCGTAAGCGGCCGGCGTCCGACCGATGCTCAGCCGGCACCACCGTGTCCATGAGGCGGCTGCGGCTGCGCAGCACGTCGATGGCCGGGAAATGATTGCGCTGTGCAAGTTCGTTCGACAGAAAGACGTGGCCATCGAGAAGCGCTTGGATTTCTTCGGCAACCGGATCCAGCGTGCCATCGCCCTCCAGAAGAACGCTGTAGAGGCTTGTAATGGAGCCGACGCGGCCAGGCCCTGAGCGCTCGAGCAATCGGGGCAGAACTGCAAAAAGCGAAGACGGAAAACCGCGACGCGTCGGCGGCTCGCCTGAAGCGAGGCCAATCTCGCGCTGCGCACGGGCAAACCGCGTGATGTTGTCCATTGCCAGCAACACATGCTTGCCCTGGTCGCGAAAATATTCGGCAATGCTGGTTGCCACATAAGCGGCCTTGACGCGCTCGATCGCCGGCCGGTCGGACGTCGCGACGACGATGATTGCCCGCGCCAGCCCTTCCGGCCCGAGCTGATGCTCGATGAATTCGCGCACTTCACGTCCGCGTTCGCCGACAAGAGCAACCACAGCAACATCTGCGTCGGTGCCGCTGACGATATCCGAAAGCAGGATCGACTTGCCGACGCCAGGCTCGCCGAAGATACCTACGCGCTGCCCACGCGCGCAGGTGAGAAGCCCATCGAGGGCGCGGATTCCGAGCTGGATAGGCTCGGAAATCAAACTGCGCTCCAGCGGAGATGGCGGATAGGCATTGACCGGATAGCTGCCGGTAATGTCATCCGGCGAAAGCGGCTTGCCATCCAATGGCTCGCCGAACGCGCTGATCACCCGACCAAGCAGGCCGGGCCCGACGGACACCGTTTGGGTTTTTCCGGTCGCAATAACCTCCGTAAGGCTTGAAAGACCGGTGAGATCGCCAAGCGGAACAAGGATTGCCATCTCGTCCATGAGCCCAACGACTTCCGCCTTGGTCGCCGTGCCGGTCCTGGGATCGACGAGTTCGCATATCTCGCCGATCCGAACCTCCTCCACCGTCGCGTGAATGACCGTGCCGGTCACTCGCCGTACACGCCCTTTCCTGGGTCGGCTGGCATCGTCACGCAGGCCGGAACGCAGGTTCGGAACGATCGATGCGAGGCGGCTCTCGATCTTGGTGGCGGGACTTGTCATGCCGGCGCCTCGGCCTTTGATGAAATCGCAGCGGCAAAGGCATTGAGCTGTGCGTCGATACTGGCGTCAATGACGGCAAAATCGGTCGAGAGGATGCAGGCGTCCGTGGCGAGCGTATCATCCGCGTCGATCTCGACGGTCATGCCCAAGTCACTCTCGCGCAGGACCGCATACAGTTCGTCGCGAACCCTGTTAACGGAAGCGGGATGAAGTCGGACCTTCAGATATTTGGCGCGGCGAATTTCAGCGACGGCCTGCGCGGCCGCCTTGGCGACCAGCATGCTGACGTCGAATTCTCCCAGCACTCGCCTGACGACATCTAGGGCTAGACTGATGATTTCGGCTTCCAGCCCACCAAGATAACGATCGACCTTGACCGCGGTCTCGCTCACCAAACGCGCGGCATCCGCGTCGCCTCGCGCCTTGCCGTCTTCATAGCCTTGCGCATATTCGGCCGCATAGGCCCGCCGAGCGGCGTCACGCAACTGCTGCGCATCACGCCTGGCTTCGTCGAGAAAGGTGTGCCCATCTTGCCAGGCGCGTGCCTCAGCAGCGCGCAGGATGCGGCCGTTAGGACGCCTCGGCACGCCAGTGATCGCTTTGCCTGGTTCGACCATCTCGTCTAACCCATCGCCCGTCGAACAATCGCCGGACCAGCTTCGGAAAATGGTTTGGCCGTCGTCTGATCAACAAGCTCATGCGGCATCAGTTTGAGGCGAACGCGCATGCTCGTTTCGCCGGGCATCGACCGACACCAGGCGCCAAGGCAACTCAAGCCGTCGGCATAGACACGAGGATGAATATCTTCCATCGGCTTCAACGGCTGCATTGGGCCGGTCAGATCGCGGTTGGCCACTGCGATAGCGCAGAGATCCGCGCCAAGTGCGGCCTGCAACGCGGCCGCCTCGCGTCCATCAATGACGGCGGCCAGACTGCTGGCCCAGTAGATCGCGCCCGAGCGAAGCGAAAGTTCCTCCAACTCCTCACCCGACGACAAGGCAATCGCACGGTCCACCTCGTCGGCAGGCTCGTCGGAAACTGCGGCAGTGAGTCCATAATGGTCGAGCAGAAGCTCCGACAATCGCTCATGCAGGCGTTGCGACCGCAACATACGCTCGCAGGCAGCCTCGCCGATCGTGCCGTCAAAGCATTGCGCCAGCCGGGCCGCATCCGCATAGCCTGCAGGATTGGACATGAATGTCCGCCATTCCGAGCTGGCGGTTTGCTTCGGGCCGGTCTGGATCATGTCTTCTTCACAGGCATTGCCGAAGCGTCGAGCGCATAGACACCGGGTCGTCGATACCACCGGACGTAGGCCAGCCGGGCAGCCAGCGCGAGTATGGCCGCCGTCATGCCGTAAAACAGCCACATCGCGGCGACGAGGCTGTCCGGATGCAGCCAGAGGCCGAGGAATGTTGTGAAACCTGCCTCGCCGGTTGCGAGCTCGGGCACTGCTGCGGTCACCGGAATGAGCGTGACGGATACATTGTCATAGGTCAGCCCGGCGATGCCTTTGGCCACCAGCATCTTGACCTGCGGGATCAGCTCATTCATCGGAACGGATGCGCGGTGCCGGATGAAGACGGAGGCGGACGATGGCACCAGCCGCTGTCTCAGCGGATCATTTTCGGGCAGGACGAGATGAACGCGCGCGGAAAGCACGCCGTCGATGTCCGAAATCGTCTGCGACAGTTCCTGGCTCAGGCCATAGATCATCGTCGCCCGCTCTTCGACCGGCGAGGATACAAGCCCGTCTCGCTTGAACACGTCGCCGAGCGTCTGGAATTCCTGTTTGGGCAATCCGCTTTCGTCGAGAATCGCCATGGCTTCGGCGAAACGGTCCTTCTGCACGGAAACCGTCATTTTGCCGTCCTTGCCGGCCTCGCGTTGGGCCGCAATCCCGTGACGCATCAGCGTGGCCACGATCTCGTTGGCCTGCCGCTGGTTGAGGTTGGAATACAGCTCAACCGAGCACGCCTGGAGCACAAGCATGCCCACCACAACGAGCGCGACGCGGCACCGGGCGCCGCATCGATTCAATAGTGTTGACCGCCGCGGCGAGGATAGTGTGTGCACGAACACTCCGTAGCGCTTACTGTTGCTTGATAAGCGTGCTGGTGGACGACGTAACGGCCGTCACGCTGCTCGTGACCACCTCGAGATTGGCGGCTGCCCACATCACCGAAATGGATCGTTCGAGGAGTTGCTCGGCATTTTTTGCGGTGGCGTTTGCGCCTTCCTTGGCTGACGGGGCGGTCTTGCCGGCGCCATCCTGCATGGCGGCCGTTTCAGCATTCACTGGGGCATTTGCCTGGCCGAGGGCCTTCTGGACCTGCTGCATGGTTCCTTCCAGCGACTGAACCGCAGAACCGAACAATGCCGACGGATCCGTAAACGCCCCGCCCCCTGCCTTTTCCACCTCGGCCAGATAGTCGAAGAGTTTGTGTTCGGCGACCGGTTCGGTCCTTTCCAGTTTGGAGGATTGTCCGGCCATTGCCGGATTGGCTCCCGAAGATGCCTGCGCCACCTGCTGGCCTGCCCGTGTGGCGACATCACCGCGCTCAGGCATAGTAACCTTCGTGGCATCATGTTTTTCCTGATTAGCACCCACCATCCGATTACCCGGCTGCGCTGCCGTACCGGTGGTGATCTGCTGCTGCGAAGCTATGCTGGTGGTCAAGTTTGCCAGTGTAGCTTCCAGGGCTCCAATCGGCGCGATTTGCATGAACCTGCCCTCCTGCTTGCTTAGTTCGATTTGCCGGAGGGGACATTCTGCGCCTCCGCCTGCCTTCCGCGGAAAACGCGGACCGGAACGACTTTGCCAGGATCCGGCTTGGTGCTCGGCGCCGCAGGAACTCCCAGTGTTTTCCTGACAAGTTCAACATAGGATGGTGGCCCCGATACCGAGACAACATCGTCTTGCTTGGAAACCTTTGTCGGAAACCTCGGATCGATGACCCCCAGTCGCGAAAGCCGATCTTCCGCACTGGCAGCGGTATTGGCATCAAGCGGGATCATTTCCGTCCGGACTTCAGCTTCGGTCGCGACGTTCATGACGATGCCGTCGAAATGCCAGACCAACCCGTATCGATTGCAGATCTCTTGCAGAAACTCGCGGGCCGTTCCAACCGGCATGCCGGCGCTTAAACGGCCCTTTACGAGTTTGCTGACACGCATGGGCGCCTGCATGTTGCGGCCTAGCTCGACCAGCGCCTCGGCCACCGACTGATCGACGGTGATGTATTTGTACGGGCCGGCAGGCCACCGCGGTTCGGCGGCGTTGGCCCGCGACGAGGCAAGACCGAACGTCAGGATAGTCGCAAGACCGCAGGCGACGAAAGCAGCCATGGCTCCCGAGCACCGATCCGCATGGCAGGTATCGCGTCCCGTCAACATCGGTCCTATCGCAAAGGGACGCACGAGCGATGGCCCGCGTCGCTTGTTTCATGGTTCACCCGCCGATTCACTCTATCGTGCACATCTCAGAATTGGAAGTCCAATTGGATTGCGCATGAGCATTTGGTGCCAAATGTTGCGAACCGCCAGCAAAGCGATATGGTGCGTGCTGGAATCAGGTGATCGCCGGCTGAACGCCTGGATGCAGAAGGATCGTTCTTGGTGGCGGCAATCTTGATCCGGCATGCGAACTTGCCTGTTCCCGTCAGCGATGCGGGACGCAAAGTCCTGCTCAGCCCGCGCCTTATCCGGAGATTGTGTGCATCAGTTCTGATAGCTGCCACGTCGATTGCCGCCATGGCGCCGGCGCAGGCCCAATCGAATAGCGGTTATGACCCACGAAGCTGGACTTATGATCCGGCAAAAAATGTGCTGGTCTCCCCTTCCGCTCCCGACCAGACTTCGGACGAAGAAATCCGGCCCGAGTGGTCAGCAATTCCTAGGGAGATCGTGCATTTCAGCGAGGCTCAACCGAAGGGATCGATCGTCATCAACACCACGGAGCGGCGGCTTTACTACATCTTGGGGGGCGGCAGGGCGCTGCGATACGCGGTAGGCGTTGGAAAGGAGGGATTGGAGTGGTCCGGCCGCGACACGATTTCGAGCAAAAAGAACTGGCCAGATTGGCGGCCGCCGGCCGAAATGCGATCCAGAGAAGCATCAAAAGGCCGCTTCCTGCCCGCTCATGTCGAGGGAGGACCGAACAATCCATTGGGGGCGCGCGCATTGTATATCGGCAACACGCTTTATCGCGTCCACGGCACCAACCAGCCATGGACCGTCGGACAGGCCAACTCCTCCGGTTGCATTCGCATGACCAACGAGGATGTTATCGATCTTTATGACCGAGTGAAGATCGGTGCCCAGATCATTGTACGGCATTGATGGTCGACGCCCCCTCCCCGAAAGCCCGCAAATGAGTGACCTGCCGTCGTGATACCTTTCAACATCAAGCAGCTCGAAACCTTTCTCCTGGTGGCCACCTTTGGAAGCTTTCGAAAGGCGGCGGAACGCCTGAACACCACGCAGCCGGCGGTGTCCACCCGAATTGCCGGGTTGGAGGAAGCGCTTGGTGCCAAGCTGTTCGAGCGGCAGAGCAGCACGGTCAGGCTGACCGCCGAGGGACAACGGCTGCTACCACCTGCCCAACGGGTTCTGCGGGTAGCGGAGCGGCTGCAACTGATGGCCAGCTCTCTTTCAGAGACTTCAGAGACGACGAGGGTGCTGAGGCTTGGGGTTGCCGAAACGATCGTGCACACTTGGCTGCCGGATTTCCTCAAGGCACTGAAAGCAACCTATCCGCTTGTCGAGACCGATATCGTCGTCGATGCAACGACGACCCTTCGCAACGAACTCATGTCACACCGGCTCGATCTTGCGGTGCTGATGGGCCCTGTCCTGGAGTACAGCATCGAGAATATCGATATGCCGTCCTTTCCTCTTGTCTGGGTCTGCTCGCCGCAGTTGGAATTGCCCAACCGACGCAAGGTGACGCTGAACGACCTGATGCAGTTTCCTATCATCAGCTATGCGCGCACCACGCGACCCTATAGCGAACTCTACCGCAAGCTCACCGGCGAATTCGAAGAAACGCCGCGCATCTTTCCGGCCAATTCGCTGGCCGCTTCCATCAAGATGACGCTCAACGGAATCGGAATAGCCTCCCTGCCTGAGGGAGTCGTCCAAGACTATATCGCAAGCGGCAAACTGCGCGTCGTCGAATGCGAGTGGCACCCGTCCGACCTGCAGTTTACCGCGTCCTACTCTTCCGAACCATCCAATCCGATAGCGCAGCGGGCGGCAAAACTGGCCGCCTGCGTTGCGCACGCATATGCTGCGAGGACCGATAAGCTTAGGCCCGCGGTTTCTCAGCCGACCAAGGTGGCCGGCAGGTAGATGCGGTCGCCCGAGAAAATCAGATCCGGGCTCAGAATATGATCCATATTGAGCACCACCGTCTCCGCCACATCCGCAGAATGGGTCTTGGCGATCAGGCGAATGCTATCGCCATTCTGGACCTCGACCCACTGGTAGCCGTCTTTCTCTAGCGTTGGATTCGTGCGGCCCTCAGGATTGCTGCTGCCGTCGGGATGAACCTCGACATGGTCGCCAGAAACCCAGCCGCTATGCAAATTGCCGTCCGGCCCGAAACCTTCGACGGGTATCCAGGCCTCCCCTGACTGATCGGTCGAAGGCTTCGCGGTCTGCTCGACGAATGTCCCGGGTTGCAGAACCGTCACGACAGTCGACTCCTCGTCAGGCTTGGTCCGCAAATTCAGGCCGTCATCGGCGACCACGACAAGTTGCGGGAAATCCTCCTCCGGGATCTGCGGCTCATCTGGATCATCCGAAGGATCATCGGGTTGCTGGGACGAGGCATCGCCATCCGGTTTTTTCGGATCGGGTGGAGGGGTCGGCTTCGCGCCTTCCCAAGGCTCCGCGAGCAGGGCGTCCAGCGAGAAGAGAAGCATTCCAACGCCGAAGGTGATGCCAAGAGTCCACCGATCCCATGCGGCCCATTTTTTGTCGGACTTTTCCGCCGCCGCGATATCAGCATCGGTTCGCGGCACTGAACGGCGATTCATTTGGTCCGTCCTGTAGGCGGATGCCCAGAATTCCGCGCAGCCGAACGTGAACATCGTGCCGGCGACTGTGGCGATCGGCGCCGGCCAGGACTGCACCGTATAGAAGGCGCAGCCAAGCACATAGCCGGGTCCAGCCAGATATTCGGCCAGGTTTCGGATCACCGGCCTGCCGGTGAACGACTGCAGCATCGACTTCGTGCCATAGACGATGTTGCCGACCGTGAACGTGCTGTTGACGACAAGATCCTTACCCTGGATCATCCCGGCCGCGGCGCCTGGCGCTGCGGCAATGAATGTGGCTCCGCCGAGCGCGTTGAGGAACCGCCCGAACGGCTTGTGACTTGCGGTTGCGTTGGGGAAGAGCGCCTGCGCACCGAAAACGACGCCTCGCACGCCAAATGCCACCGCTCCGGCGGTGGCGGTCCAGGTTGGCGGCAGCGAGCTCCACAGCATGTAGGACGTGCCCGCCATGGTGCCGAAGGTGTCCAGCGCAGCCTGATATTCATTGGTCCGCGAATAAACCAGCGCGCCTTCCACAAGCGTCCGCTGATCCGGCGTCATCGCCTTTTTATGGGTCGCCCGATAGGTCGTCAGCTGCAGCACCGAGAGCGCATTGGTCTGGTCCACGCTCATCCACTCGAACTGCTCGAGCGTGAACTTGCGGAACTGGCCGGGGCTCATTTCCCCGAACTGTTTTGGTGTCACCGCTTCGATCTGCGGCTGGGTCAGGGCTTCAGTGTGGTGGATCGTGAAGGCACCCCATTGATCGTGGGTCAGCACCGGAATCTGCTTCTCGGTCAGCCACGGCACCTGCTTGGGATCGAGCTTCGCCACGTCCACGGAATCGATCATGGTTTCGGGGATCGCCGGAACCTGGCGCTCGGTGAGGTTCTTCAACAATCCGGCCTCGCCCAGATCCTTGAATTGCTGTGACGTGAACTTCGCGACCTGGCCGGGCTTGAACCATGGAACCTGGCGCGCTTCCAACTTCGACACGTTAACGAGCTCGACCATGTCTCCTTTTATCGCCTGCAACTGTGGTTTCGTCAGGTGAGGCGTCAAACCGGTTTTGCCGAGATCCTGGAACTGCTGGTCGGTCACATTCCGGATGTGGCCCTCGGTCAGCCAAGGAATCTGTTTCCCGTCGAGGCCCGCGATGTTGACCTGGCCTATCTTTGCCTTCGGGATACCGCGCAGTTGGCTCTTGGTCAGAGAGGGCAGCAAGCCGGCCTGATCCATGTCGCGGAACTGCTGTTCCGTCAGCTCGGCCACCTGCTCGCGCTTAAGCCATGGAATCTGGTTCGGCTGGAAATCGCCCATGACGAGATCTGGCACCTGGTCAAGCGGGGTCGCTCTGACGCCATCTCGGGTGAGCGGTCCATTGTTCGGAGCGGGTTGGCCCTTGTTCGCCGGTGCGGCAGCGCGCGGTTCACCCACGACATGCGATGCGTTGGACGCAACATCGCCTTCGTGGCCCGGCGCGACATTCGCTGCCTGATATGCCTCGTCCGCGAAATGTCCGTAGTAGTCTGCGTAGGTGCCGCCGTCCGCAATGCTCGGCTCCATGCTCCTGTAGAGCGCCGCCATCTCGTGGACAGCCTGGGTGCGGTCGATCTCGCCGGCGGTGAAGCGGTCATAGATATCGGCCTGCGCCTGGTCGGCTCGCAGCGCGAGATTCGGCTTGCCGCCGTTGGCAGCAAGCTCATCGGCTACGATGTATTGAACCAGCGCCGCTTCGCCCTCCGACTTCAAGCGGGCGTCT
This window harbors:
- the sctQ gene encoding type III secretion system cytoplasmic ring protein SctQ — translated: MNAFYRRRAPAQITIAGKTMSIAAVWPALNPVDQALCTISFTVGDTAGKLRLPLSVVGRGLAKADELVDVIRLAPAHAALLLESEFEEDLEWIESKLGETIVITSVEQIDTVLEETAFAIALTGKDETIDCALHTDSVDLAVQAGRFLDEIGKARPPVPAEFPLPVCLWRNALTISLGELQSLQPDDVVLFDDEEEEAAFVIAERLYAPAVLTASGPQLLAAPTAIAGSKWEWTMNQNTPPHADQTLEEATLDQLPVALAFELGRTAMPLGEVRQLAPGAIVPLANVTKETVDIIANGKRVGHGEIVRIGESLGVRIARMFDNA
- a CDS encoding FliI/YscN family ATPase, producing the protein MTSPATKIESRLASIVPNLRSGLRDDASRPRKGRVRRVTGTVIHATVEEVRIGEICELVDPRTGTATKAEVVGLMDEMAILVPLGDLTGLSSLTEVIATGKTQTVSVGPGLLGRVISAFGEPLDGKPLSPDDITGSYPVNAYPPSPLERSLISEPIQLGIRALDGLLTCARGQRVGIFGEPGVGKSILLSDIVSGTDADVAVVALVGERGREVREFIEHQLGPEGLARAIIVVATSDRPAIERVKAAYVATSIAEYFRDQGKHVLLAMDNITRFARAQREIGLASGEPPTRRGFPSSLFAVLPRLLERSGPGRVGSITSLYSVLLEGDGTLDPVAEEIQALLDGHVFLSNELAQRNHFPAIDVLRSRSRLMDTVVPAEHRSDAGRLRELLARYADVELLLRVGEYEKGSDAVADEAVAKIDIINAFLRQPSATHETIEQTRERMRGIVNERS
- the sctL gene encoding type III secretion system stator protein SctL; this translates as MVEPGKAITGVPRRPNGRILRAAEARAWQDGHTFLDEARRDAQQLRDAARRAYAAEYAQGYEDGKARGDADAARLVSETAVKVDRYLGGLEAEIISLALDVVRRVLGEFDVSMLVAKAAAQAVAEIRRAKYLKVRLHPASVNRVRDELYAVLRESDLGMTVEIDADDTLATDACILSTDFAVIDASIDAQLNAFAAAISSKAEAPA
- a CDS encoding SctK family type III secretion system sorting platform protein → MSNPAGYADAARLAQCFDGTIGEAACERMLRSQRLHERLSELLLDHYGLTAAVSDEPADEVDRAIALSSGEELEELSLRSGAIYWASSLAAVIDGREAAALQAALGADLCAIAVANRDLTGPMQPLKPMEDIHPRVYADGLSCLGAWCRSMPGETSMRVRLKLMPHELVDQTTAKPFSEAGPAIVRRAMG
- the sctJ gene encoding type III secretion system inner membrane ring lipoprotein SctJ, producing the protein MLVLQACSVELYSNLNQRQANEIVATLMRHGIAAQREAGKDGKMTVSVQKDRFAEAMAILDESGLPKQEFQTLGDVFKRDGLVSSPVEERATMIYGLSQELSQTISDIDGVLSARVHLVLPENDPLRQRLVPSSASVFIRHRASVPMNELIPQVKMLVAKGIAGLTYDNVSVTLIPVTAAVPELATGEAGFTTFLGLWLHPDSLVAAMWLFYGMTAAILALAARLAYVRWYRRPGVYALDASAMPVKKT
- a CDS encoding type III secretion protein, with protein sequence MAEALVELGRNMQAPMRVSKLVKGRLSAGMPVGTAREFLQEICNRYGLVWHFDGIVMNVATEAEVRTEMIPLDANTAASAEDRLSRLGVIDPRFPTKVSKQDDVVSVSGPPSYVELVRKTLGVPAAPSTKPDPGKVVPVRVFRGRQAEAQNVPSGKSN
- a CDS encoding L,D-transpeptidase, with translation MAAILIRHANLPVPVSDAGRKVLLSPRLIRRLCASVLIAATSIAAMAPAQAQSNSGYDPRSWTYDPAKNVLVSPSAPDQTSDEEIRPEWSAIPREIVHFSEAQPKGSIVINTTERRLYYILGGGRALRYAVGVGKEGLEWSGRDTISSKKNWPDWRPPAEMRSREASKGRFLPAHVEGGPNNPLGARALYIGNTLYRVHGTNQPWTVGQANSSGCIRMTNEDVIDLYDRVKIGAQIIVRH
- a CDS encoding LysR family transcriptional regulator produces the protein MIPFNIKQLETFLLVATFGSFRKAAERLNTTQPAVSTRIAGLEEALGAKLFERQSSTVRLTAEGQRLLPPAQRVLRVAERLQLMASSLSETSETTRVLRLGVAETIVHTWLPDFLKALKATYPLVETDIVVDATTTLRNELMSHRLDLAVLMGPVLEYSIENIDMPSFPLVWVCSPQLELPNRRKVTLNDLMQFPIISYARTTRPYSELYRKLTGEFEETPRIFPANSLAASIKMTLNGIGIASLPEGVVQDYIASGKLRVVECEWHPSDLQFTASYSSEPSNPIAQRAAKLAACVAHAYAARTDKLRPAVSQPTKVAGR